One Thermococcus eurythermalis DNA segment encodes these proteins:
- a CDS encoding NADH-quinone oxidoreductase subunit I: protein MAESLSYTEKLKKWNRMEAGKFSEKAPVTTLYPFVEVEKPPEYRGIPHINPEKCIGCGACVNACPPDALILEWDKKRGVKRLTFNAARCIRCHRCVEVCPTGAMEPTNIFEIATDNKEDLVEVVEHKLAYCEECGEYLDFTERQIEYVKAILPKEILDMYALEDRIGLTQEAKMRKTVEKLRETEGNAYPAFILVKKGGEE, encoded by the coding sequence ATGGCCGAGAGCCTCTCCTACACCGAGAAGCTCAAGAAGTGGAACAGGATGGAGGCAGGGAAGTTCAGCGAAAAGGCCCCGGTCACCACCCTTTATCCTTTTGTTGAGGTTGAGAAGCCACCCGAGTACAGGGGAATCCCGCACATCAACCCCGAGAAGTGCATAGGTTGTGGAGCCTGCGTCAACGCCTGCCCGCCCGATGCCCTAATCCTTGAGTGGGACAAAAAGAGGGGCGTTAAGAGGCTCACCTTCAACGCGGCTCGCTGTATAAGGTGCCACCGCTGTGTTGAGGTCTGCCCGACTGGAGCCATGGAACCGACTAACATCTTCGAGATAGCTACCGACAACAAGGAGGACCTCGTTGAAGTAGTGGAGCACAAGCTGGCCTACTGCGAGGAGTGCGGTGAGTACCTCGACTTCACCGAGAGGCAGATTGAGTACGTTAAGGCGATTCTGCCCAAGGAAATCCTCGACATGTACGCGCTCGAAGATAGGATTGGCCTGACCCAGGAAGCAAAGATGCGCAAGACCGTCGAGAAGCTGAGGGAAACCGAGGGCAACGCATATCCAGCGTTCATACTCGTAAAGAAGGGAGGTGAGGAGTGA
- a CDS encoding NADH-quinone oxidoreductase subunit B family protein: MGRRLKSVWVYHVDAGSCNGCDIEVLDVLSPYYDLERLGVKVVPNPRHADALFITGPLTRQTRIMLKKAYEAMPPKPRIVVAIGTCASSGGIFYNSYALYNTSPQRGRDRLRSGGPEMIVPIDMYIPGCPPSPEEILYGVAQLLGIKEKKMKGEYWIALPPKETPKAENEVEFRIPNRPIPLRYWLTLREELRRVIGYYDREAVLNDFIELVDRAFKESPENPREKLHDLVTGYFLKEKDSRVGFAMRFLENEFWRLYDEYRSLGEALRKKYPVTAGV, encoded by the coding sequence ATGGGAAGAAGGCTCAAGTCCGTCTGGGTCTATCACGTTGATGCGGGCTCATGTAACGGCTGTGACATCGAGGTGCTCGATGTGCTCAGCCCCTACTACGACCTCGAGAGGCTCGGTGTCAAGGTCGTCCCCAACCCGAGGCACGCGGATGCGCTCTTCATCACCGGCCCGCTCACGAGGCAGACGAGGATAATGCTCAAGAAGGCCTACGAGGCCATGCCGCCGAAGCCGAGGATAGTGGTCGCGATAGGGACGTGCGCCTCGAGCGGTGGAATCTTCTACAACAGCTACGCCCTCTACAACACCTCTCCCCAGCGCGGAAGGGACAGGCTCAGGAGCGGCGGGCCCGAGATGATAGTGCCGATAGACATGTACATCCCCGGCTGTCCACCGAGTCCGGAGGAGATACTCTACGGCGTGGCCCAGCTCCTCGGCATCAAGGAGAAGAAGATGAAAGGTGAATACTGGATTGCGCTCCCGCCGAAGGAGACGCCCAAGGCCGAGAACGAGGTTGAGTTTAGAATCCCGAACAGGCCGATACCTCTCCGCTACTGGCTTACCCTTCGCGAGGAGCTCAGGCGCGTCATAGGCTACTACGACAGGGAAGCGGTTCTCAACGACTTCATCGAGCTCGTTGATAGGGCCTTCAAAGAGAGCCCCGAGAACCCGAGGGAGAAGCTCCACGACCTCGTCACAGGATACTTCCTCAAAGAGAAGGACTCCAGGGTTGGCTTTGCAATGCGTTTCCTTGAGAACGAGTTCTGGCGCCTCTACGATGAGTACCGCTCCCTGGGAGAGGCCCTCAGGAAGAAATACCCCGTTACGGCGGGTGTCTGA
- a CDS encoding hydrogenase 4 subunit D, with protein MIDLLVTLAFVVPLIGGLILFKLDERKADIVMLGSFLTAMIAQLGVALLYLKTHEELIHITYLRSTQFGEVYGIIIDPMSVLIGTVVAVAGFIFMFYGVEYMSERNVGHPGGKGRGLFYAWMTLFEGATLGFIYSSTFLGLLIFFELMGLACWGVVSFYNTPAGRRAGFKAFIIPNVGAMIGFYTAIYIGLTQLHDLSLFSLSKVSPDVKPWLFLALLIAGYTKSAQFPTYSWIPDAMEAPTPASAFLHGAAMVEMGVYLVARVIQFIGPLPVWIFYFMAVMVSLTLLIPILNYPVQKDAKRLLAYSTVAEAGIMFVGLTYAVLGLTGKAPGFDIGLKAAMFQLTTHAFVKGLAFLTAGTFTYSLGTLDLRRISGLREILPINGLAWTVALLGLAGLPPMGIAFSKAELLTNLSLIRVSALAWLPILMVLADSAVFLWVGLKWITRNVFGRPSVERAPTHPIITASLVTLIVLTLVSAYLAYPLVEEITFYGVVP; from the coding sequence ATGATAGACCTTCTCGTAACATTAGCCTTCGTAGTCCCGCTCATCGGTGGGTTAATCCTCTTCAAGCTCGACGAGAGAAAGGCCGACATCGTGATGCTAGGTTCATTTCTCACTGCGATGATAGCCCAGCTTGGGGTCGCTCTCCTGTATCTTAAAACCCATGAGGAACTAATCCACATAACCTACCTAAGAAGCACCCAGTTCGGCGAAGTCTATGGCATAATAATAGACCCCATGAGCGTTCTAATCGGAACGGTCGTTGCAGTTGCTGGCTTCATATTCATGTTCTACGGCGTCGAGTACATGAGCGAAAGAAACGTCGGCCACCCCGGAGGAAAGGGAAGGGGCCTCTTCTACGCCTGGATGACCCTTTTCGAGGGGGCAACACTCGGCTTCATATACTCCTCGACCTTCCTCGGCCTGCTCATCTTCTTCGAGCTTATGGGACTGGCCTGTTGGGGCGTCGTTAGTTTTTACAACACTCCCGCAGGCAGGAGGGCGGGCTTCAAGGCCTTCATAATTCCGAACGTAGGGGCTATGATAGGCTTCTACACGGCCATTTACATCGGCCTCACCCAGCTCCACGATTTGAGCCTGTTTTCGCTTTCCAAGGTCTCCCCCGACGTCAAGCCATGGCTCTTCCTCGCCCTGCTCATAGCGGGATACACCAAGAGCGCCCAGTTCCCGACCTACTCGTGGATTCCGGACGCGATGGAGGCGCCGACTCCAGCGAGCGCTTTCCTCCACGGCGCGGCGATGGTTGAGATGGGCGTTTACCTCGTCGCGAGGGTTATCCAGTTCATAGGGCCTTTGCCAGTCTGGATTTTCTACTTCATGGCCGTAATGGTCTCCCTCACGCTCCTAATCCCGATACTCAACTACCCCGTCCAGAAGGACGCGAAGAGGCTTTTGGCATACTCAACGGTGGCAGAGGCGGGAATAATGTTCGTTGGCCTGACCTACGCCGTCCTCGGCCTTACTGGAAAGGCCCCTGGGTTCGACATCGGCCTCAAAGCCGCGATGTTCCAGCTGACAACCCACGCCTTCGTCAAGGGCCTTGCCTTCCTCACCGCTGGAACCTTCACGTACTCCCTCGGAACCCTCGACCTGAGGCGGATAAGCGGTCTCAGGGAAATACTGCCGATAAACGGCCTCGCTTGGACGGTGGCACTCCTCGGTTTAGCGGGCCTCCCCCCGATGGGAATAGCATTCAGCAAGGCAGAACTGCTGACTAACCTGAGCCTCATCAGGGTCTCCGCTCTGGCCTGGCTCCCGATACTGATGGTGCTGGCTGATTCGGCCGTCTTCCTCTGGGTCGGCCTCAAGTGGATAACGAGAAACGTCTTTGGCAGGCCCAGCGTTGAGAGAGCCCCAACCCACCCGATAATAACGGCCTCTCTGGTCACCCTCATCGTCCTGACGCTGGTCTCGGCTTACCTCGCCTACCCGCTCGTTGAGGAGATAACATTCTACGGGGTGGTACCATGA
- a CDS encoding complex I subunit 5 family protein, producing the protein MSLYFLELALGLLFIAALVGLFTGKRVAYAFTFLSSLALFGVSIEGLKGLEGEIIPFLPTTVKIDSLSALFLFVVAFTALALSLYVPSYEVRGNVRFLTMATNMALLSAVLFLVTDNLERLTLAYELFAVFTVVMVLASETRGSRKATWRYLVLTQVFGIIPLLVVSGLAYGAVGDLHHLTFHALHENLGKLPMGPAFLVALFLSASLVRSGAFPFHVWVPRVYRSLPSPFIPVFLIGEGLGVYLLLRVAHFIIPTGEAFGYVVAFVGTVTAFATLYSFREIRLKRKFAYHSVMDVGIAYFALGSSLVLKGSFLGTVALLGALLHVLYQILYKSAFFFGLGAIEHYGEEPNICSIRKLLKGHVMAFLVSLSVFSMAGVPPLSAFVSKWLIYTASMGTTNVLLWLMVVTVAFLGIFPLASIIQVRRVNRLLCKREVEREEVPFVMRAVTGAVALVSFTVAVFPFILLPWLTGSVEGLGYPLPENPVELFFGGPSSFIALATLIATVYTGLRIGRMPTERVSELLLIFYNMGDILRFTADYFISAGKDFYLKRILPIIKVVPRHELPLIKDYDDALDYPIRHLDEAMFMPIIRAVGKLAQWGKSRNPDMNTLMSGFAIAMAVVIILLGVFA; encoded by the coding sequence ATGAGCCTCTACTTCCTGGAGCTGGCCCTCGGACTGCTCTTCATAGCGGCTCTGGTCGGCCTCTTCACCGGAAAGAGAGTAGCTTACGCCTTCACGTTCCTCTCTTCACTGGCACTCTTCGGAGTCTCAATTGAAGGCCTCAAAGGCCTTGAGGGCGAGATTATACCTTTCCTCCCTACGACGGTTAAAATAGACTCCCTCTCGGCCCTTTTCCTCTTTGTCGTAGCTTTCACGGCATTGGCTCTTTCACTCTACGTCCCCTCCTACGAGGTCAGGGGCAACGTCAGATTTCTGACAATGGCCACCAACATGGCCCTCCTTTCGGCGGTTCTCTTCCTTGTAACTGACAACCTTGAAAGACTTACTCTCGCCTACGAGCTCTTTGCGGTGTTTACCGTGGTCATGGTGCTCGCCTCTGAAACGAGAGGTTCAAGGAAGGCCACCTGGCGTTACCTGGTTCTCACGCAGGTCTTCGGGATAATCCCCCTTCTGGTGGTCAGCGGGCTTGCCTACGGTGCAGTGGGAGATTTGCACCACTTGACTTTCCACGCCCTCCACGAAAACCTTGGAAAGCTCCCCATGGGCCCTGCATTCCTCGTGGCCCTCTTCCTCTCGGCTTCCCTCGTCAGGAGCGGGGCGTTTCCGTTCCATGTCTGGGTTCCGAGGGTTTACCGCTCACTTCCAAGCCCATTTATTCCGGTCTTCCTCATCGGTGAGGGCCTTGGTGTCTACCTGCTCCTGAGGGTTGCCCACTTCATCATTCCGACGGGTGAGGCCTTCGGATACGTCGTTGCGTTCGTAGGGACGGTAACGGCCTTTGCCACCCTCTACTCCTTCAGGGAAATCAGGCTCAAGCGCAAGTTCGCATACCACAGCGTTATGGACGTTGGAATAGCCTACTTCGCCCTCGGTAGCTCCCTCGTTCTCAAAGGAAGTTTCCTCGGAACCGTTGCCCTCCTCGGAGCGTTGCTTCACGTCCTCTACCAGATCCTCTACAAGAGCGCCTTCTTCTTCGGCCTCGGCGCAATAGAGCACTACGGCGAGGAGCCCAACATATGCTCAATAAGGAAGCTCCTTAAGGGCCATGTCATGGCTTTCCTCGTCTCGCTCTCCGTGTTCTCAATGGCAGGAGTCCCGCCGCTTTCGGCGTTCGTGAGCAAGTGGCTGATCTACACCGCCTCGATGGGCACGACCAACGTCCTCCTCTGGCTCATGGTCGTCACGGTGGCTTTCCTTGGGATATTCCCGCTGGCTTCGATAATCCAGGTCAGGAGGGTAAACAGGCTCCTCTGTAAGAGAGAGGTAGAGAGGGAAGAGGTTCCCTTTGTGATGAGGGCGGTAACCGGAGCTGTTGCACTTGTAAGCTTCACCGTGGCGGTGTTTCCGTTCATTCTGCTTCCCTGGCTGACGGGATCGGTGGAGGGGCTCGGTTACCCGTTGCCCGAGAATCCTGTGGAGCTATTCTTTGGAGGACCTAGCTCCTTCATCGCACTCGCTACGCTTATCGCTACCGTGTACACGGGCTTGAGGATAGGCAGAATGCCAACCGAGCGTGTAAGCGAGCTCCTCCTCATATTTTACAACATGGGCGACATTCTCAGATTCACGGCCGACTACTTCATCTCAGCGGGCAAGGACTTTTACCTCAAACGCATACTCCCCATCATAAAGGTCGTTCCGAGGCATGAGTTACCTCTCATCAAGGACTACGACGATGCCCTCGATTACCCCATCAGACACCTCGACGAGGCCATGTTTATGCCCATCATAAGGGCCGTTGGGAAACTCGCCCAGTGGGGTAAATCACGGAACCCCGACATGAACACGCTCATGAGCGGTTTTGCGATAGCAATGGCCGTGGTAATAATCCTCCTGGGGGTGTTTGCATGA
- a CDS encoding monovalent cation/H+ antiporter complex subunit F codes for MNVEAVFLNVLYFAAVIYTLAFVLYGIRAIKGPTTADIILAVDCLSFDMAAFMVVLGIYFKSIMLASGAIILTLWAFMLDIYYTKYVLYGEVEV; via the coding sequence ATGAACGTTGAGGCCGTTTTCCTTAACGTCCTGTACTTCGCCGCTGTCATTTACACCCTTGCCTTCGTCCTCTACGGAATTAGGGCAATTAAGGGGCCGACAACTGCTGATATTATCCTTGCCGTTGACTGTCTCTCATTTGATATGGCCGCCTTCATGGTTGTGCTGGGGATTTACTTCAAGTCAATAATGCTCGCGAGCGGTGCGATAATACTCACCCTCTGGGCCTTCATGCTGGACATCTACTACACGAAATACGTCCTCTACGGGGAGGTGGAGGTATGA
- the mnhG gene encoding monovalent cation/H(+) antiporter subunit G, protein MILENIVFIIGSIAILLGAVYDLIAAIGLLRFPDFYMRTHAATVGTIGGAVLPVFGAGLVALVYHPLGSQRFFMAGIAFTVGVLILLIAPTGTHSIVSAVYFGRVGKKPPLVVDQLEEDLPKREDVAELVHEHEELPGEEEEPKFTFRRLMK, encoded by the coding sequence ATGATCCTAGAGAACATCGTCTTCATAATCGGCTCAATAGCCATACTCCTCGGGGCGGTTTACGACCTAATAGCGGCTATAGGCCTGCTCCGCTTCCCCGACTTCTACATGAGGACTCATGCAGCTACCGTTGGGACGATTGGGGGTGCGGTGTTGCCCGTCTTCGGGGCGGGACTGGTGGCGCTCGTCTACCACCCCCTTGGCTCCCAGAGGTTCTTTATGGCCGGAATAGCGTTTACCGTGGGTGTCCTTATCCTTCTGATAGCGCCCACCGGAACGCACTCAATAGTTTCAGCGGTTTACTTCGGAAGGGTCGGAAAGAAGCCGCCGCTGGTCGTCGACCAGCTTGAGGAAGACCTGCCGAAGAGAGAGGACGTTGCAGAGCTTGTTCACGAGCACGAGGAGCTTCCGGGTGAGGAAGAGGAGCCGAAGTTCACATTCAGGAGGTTGATGAAATGA
- a CDS encoding hydrogenase subunit MbhD domain-containing protein, with protein MIELHFLILAIVVSFGFVFSYLAMKEHDLLKALALSSVQSTFFALGFYILAAPDIVLAYLAIAVGAYTALVILAISKTERYEVGE; from the coding sequence ATGATTGAGCTACACTTCCTAATCTTGGCGATAGTTGTTTCCTTCGGCTTCGTCTTCAGCTACCTGGCAATGAAGGAGCACGACCTGCTAAAGGCCTTAGCTTTGAGTTCAGTACAGTCAACCTTCTTCGCCCTCGGCTTCTACATACTGGCCGCGCCCGATATAGTCCTGGCATACCTTGCGATAGCCGTCGGTGCATATACGGCTCTTGTGATCCTCGCCATAAGCAAAACGGAGCGCTACGAGGTGGGAGAATGA
- a CDS encoding Na(+)/H(+) antiporter subunit B — MKRDVVVAVSFLLAFLFIAYAVTVENVLGLGGAELRPLGEFYLSHSFAHEGLTSHSPEVVTAIVWNYRGFDTLFETFVFFLAIMGAFSVLRLTSEQEKIVKELEASEPHRHMDLITRAITKLVVVMIVAISASIALHGHLTPGGGFQGGSAMAVASLLLFAVFSKFTIERKGLTVKHTVSAYALGLALILATVLAPLFLYGGKVLEINLLPGEMGLFNLDVGEYLAVTFGFLTVFLVLGVSEWIFKTVLRGEMND, encoded by the coding sequence ATGAAGAGGGACGTCGTAGTCGCCGTCTCATTCCTGCTTGCCTTCCTGTTCATAGCCTACGCGGTGACTGTGGAGAATGTCCTCGGTTTGGGGGGAGCCGAGCTCAGGCCCCTCGGGGAGTTTTATCTAAGCCATTCCTTCGCCCACGAGGGCCTGACCAGCCACAGCCCGGAGGTCGTCACCGCGATAGTGTGGAATTACAGGGGCTTTGATACCCTCTTCGAGACATTCGTTTTCTTCCTGGCGATTATGGGGGCCTTCAGCGTGCTGAGGCTGACGAGCGAGCAGGAGAAGATAGTAAAGGAGCTTGAGGCCAGTGAACCGCACAGGCATATGGATTTGATAACAAGGGCAATTACCAAGCTAGTGGTTGTCATGATAGTGGCCATATCTGCCTCGATAGCGCTCCACGGTCATTTAACTCCCGGTGGTGGGTTCCAGGGCGGTTCGGCAATGGCCGTTGCCTCGCTGCTCCTCTTCGCGGTCTTCTCGAAGTTCACCATTGAGAGAAAGGGCCTCACCGTGAAGCACACGGTTTCGGCTTACGCCCTCGGCCTGGCTTTAATCCTAGCCACCGTCCTCGCCCCCCTCTTCCTCTACGGCGGTAAGGTGCTCGAAATAAACCTCCTGCCTGGGGAAATGGGTCTCTTCAACCTCGACGTCGGCGAGTACTTGGCGGTGACCTTTGGCTTTCTCACGGTGTTCCTCGTGCTCGGCGTTTCGGAGTGGATATTCAAGACAGTCCTCAGGGGGGAGATGAATGATTGA
- a CDS encoding sodium:proton antiporter, with the protein MIDLLLAYITLTLFGMVFLGIYGVVTRSNLIKKIIMLNVLGDAVNMLFILIGYRLVFPVFPPIYEEHLSFEEFLSRAVDPVPQALVLTAIVIGMAMNILLTTYAIQFYRLHGTVDARDIAEIMGGENE; encoded by the coding sequence ATGATTGACCTTCTCCTTGCCTACATTACACTGACGCTCTTCGGCATGGTGTTCCTTGGGATATACGGCGTGGTTACGCGCTCCAACTTAATCAAGAAGATCATAATGCTCAACGTCCTGGGCGACGCGGTGAACATGCTCTTCATCCTGATCGGCTACCGCCTCGTCTTTCCAGTGTTTCCCCCTATCTACGAGGAGCACTTGAGCTTTGAAGAGTTCCTGAGCAGGGCAGTTGATCCCGTCCCCCAGGCTCTGGTTCTGACGGCGATAGTCATTGGAATGGCAATGAACATACTGCTTACAACCTACGCCATACAGTTCTACCGCCTTCACGGGACGGTTGACGCGAGGGACATAGCTGAGATAATGGGGGGTGAGAACGAATGA
- a CDS encoding Na+/H+ antiporter subunit E, with protein MNVRRFSPATFFIVLATYLFYTGSATEYDLITGSIVAFIVSVIVGHWLVKNELKFFSPKRWLYAIVYFLRYFFIEETKTHIDVAKRVFTLKANPGIVRIPLEVENDYGKVLVANSITNTPGTVVVDISDDGKWLYVHWIDVSTLDEKEVKENVVAYFEDYAKKIFD; from the coding sequence ATGAACGTGAGGAGGTTTTCTCCAGCGACCTTCTTTATAGTCCTTGCCACCTATCTGTTCTACACTGGCTCGGCGACGGAGTACGACCTGATAACAGGCAGTATAGTTGCGTTTATAGTTTCCGTAATAGTGGGCCACTGGCTCGTGAAGAACGAGCTCAAGTTCTTCTCGCCGAAGAGGTGGCTCTACGCAATCGTATACTTCCTCCGCTACTTCTTCATCGAGGAGACCAAGACGCACATTGACGTCGCGAAGAGGGTCTTCACCCTCAAGGCCAACCCTGGCATCGTGAGAATCCCTCTTGAAGTGGAAAACGACTACGGAAAGGTTCTCGTTGCGAACTCGATAACCAACACGCCTGGAACGGTTGTCGTTGACATAAGCGACGACGGTAAGTGGCTCTACGTCCACTGGATTGACGTTTCCACGCTCGACGAGAAGGAAGTGAAAGAAAACGTGGTTGCTTACTTCGAGGACTACGCGAAGAAAATCTTCGACTGA
- a CDS encoding proton-conducting transporter transmembrane domain-containing protein: protein MQVGIVPIIPLGFAFFLPFIAFITGRRRGVVIAYSLVGLLATFISALWLFNEVYSSNGPLVYALGNWIAPIGIVLEVDLMGAILVLLTAFLFLMAGIYAVEYLSHDHGIEFFYTSLLGLEAGLIGLFMTGDAFNTFVMLEVTGASAYALVGFYRSRSEAVEGAFKYGISGATATTLYFLALGFIYASFGTLNMADLSAKFHGISFPVTTKLFGDPTLALGIFFALTLAMVMIKSAIFPGHYWLPYAHSAAPSPVSALLSGLVVSGGVYLLARYLYTVFYGLPFWKTLSVVLLALGAASALLSSIMMVVQKDVKRLVAYSTILHMGYLIMGLGVGTQLALTAVLYHTVNHAIAKGMLFLSVGAFIHHAGTRKIDELAGVGREMPLTTALFALATLSLIGVPPLNVFFSKMLIFNALLQVNPLAASVVVITSAIAAWAYFGLFVTLWRGKPVESHHHEHEKHEGEEPERHDVPLFVAVNLVLGILVIVLGVLAPVIIDKFFNPAAVQAMDYQSYIEAVLNYSKVVFG, encoded by the coding sequence ATGCAGGTCGGAATAGTCCCGATTATCCCACTCGGCTTTGCGTTCTTCCTTCCCTTCATAGCCTTCATAACGGGCAGGAGAAGGGGCGTTGTAATAGCCTATTCCTTGGTGGGCCTGTTGGCGACGTTCATATCCGCCCTGTGGCTGTTCAATGAGGTCTACTCCTCAAATGGGCCCTTGGTATATGCCTTGGGCAACTGGATAGCCCCAATCGGCATAGTCCTCGAAGTTGATTTAATGGGGGCAATCCTGGTTCTTTTAACGGCCTTCCTTTTCCTCATGGCGGGAATTTACGCCGTCGAGTATCTTTCGCACGACCACGGCATTGAGTTCTTCTATACTTCCCTCCTCGGCCTTGAAGCAGGACTCATCGGCCTGTTCATGACTGGAGATGCCTTCAACACCTTCGTCATGCTCGAGGTCACGGGGGCGAGCGCCTACGCCCTTGTGGGCTTTTACAGGAGCAGGAGTGAGGCGGTTGAAGGTGCCTTCAAGTACGGTATAAGCGGTGCAACGGCCACTACTCTCTACTTCCTTGCCCTCGGCTTCATCTACGCCTCCTTTGGGACCCTCAACATGGCCGACTTAAGCGCCAAGTTCCACGGGATTTCCTTCCCGGTAACTACCAAGCTCTTCGGCGACCCGACGCTTGCGCTGGGAATTTTCTTCGCCTTAACCCTTGCAATGGTGATGATCAAGAGCGCCATCTTCCCCGGCCATTACTGGCTTCCCTACGCCCACTCGGCGGCTCCTTCTCCAGTTTCGGCTTTATTGAGCGGACTCGTCGTCAGCGGTGGGGTCTATCTGCTCGCGCGCTATCTCTACACGGTTTTCTATGGCCTCCCGTTCTGGAAAACTCTTTCGGTAGTTCTCCTAGCCCTCGGAGCCGCTTCGGCCCTGCTATCCTCAATAATGATGGTGGTGCAGAAGGACGTGAAGAGGCTGGTGGCGTACTCGACAATACTCCACATGGGATACCTCATCATGGGTCTGGGCGTCGGGACTCAGCTGGCGCTTACGGCGGTTCTCTACCACACAGTCAACCATGCAATCGCCAAGGGTATGCTCTTCCTCTCAGTGGGGGCCTTCATACACCATGCGGGAACGAGGAAGATAGACGAGCTCGCCGGAGTCGGCAGGGAGATGCCGCTCACAACGGCGCTCTTCGCCCTAGCAACGCTCAGCCTCATCGGTGTTCCACCCCTCAACGTCTTCTTCAGCAAGATGCTGATTTTCAACGCCCTCCTCCAGGTGAACCCACTGGCTGCTTCGGTGGTGGTAATAACGAGCGCTATAGCCGCGTGGGCTTACTTCGGGCTCTTCGTGACCCTCTGGCGCGGAAAGCCCGTAGAGAGTCACCACCACGAGCACGAAAAGCATGAAGGCGAGGAACCGGAGAGGCACGATGTTCCGCTCTTCGTGGCTGTGAACTTAGTCCTCGGAATCCTGGTGATCGTCCTCGGCGTTCTGGCGCCGGTGATAATAGACAAGTTCTTCAACCCTGCCGCAGTTCAGGCAATGGATTACCAGAGCTACATCGAAGCAGTGCTTAACTACTCGAAGGTGGTGTTTGGATGA
- the mobA gene encoding molybdenum cofactor guanylyltransferase MobA, with protein sequence MIGAVLAGGRGRRFGDDKLLYKINGRPLILYTIEKLEMAKTMDEIVLIASKNNAERLRKLGYHVVVDNLLIGPMGGVYTALGLGDAFVVAGDMPLLVPEFVDFIVSNFKKSGKIACVPRWENGYLEPLHAAYSRAFREVLEEKIKAGNYALNRAIREVNPCYLPIESLPEEWRESFFNVNTREDLGRLQKG encoded by the coding sequence ATGATCGGGGCAGTCCTTGCGGGTGGAAGGGGCAGACGCTTCGGCGACGATAAGCTACTCTACAAAATCAATGGTAGGCCTTTGATTCTTTACACAATCGAGAAGCTTGAAATGGCCAAGACGATGGACGAGATAGTTTTAATCGCGTCAAAGAACAACGCGGAAAGGCTAAGGAAGCTGGGCTACCATGTGGTCGTTGATAACCTGCTGATAGGCCCGATGGGAGGAGTTTACACAGCGTTGGGCCTTGGAGACGCCTTTGTAGTTGCTGGGGACATGCCCCTTCTAGTCCCGGAGTTCGTTGATTTCATTGTCTCTAACTTCAAAAAGAGCGGAAAAATCGCCTGCGTGCCGAGGTGGGAGAACGGCTACCTCGAACCCCTCCACGCCGCTTATTCCAGGGCCTTCCGCGAAGTCCTTGAGGAGAAGATAAAAGCCGGAAACTACGCCCTCAACAGGGCAATCCGCGAGGTTAATCCCTGCTACCTCCCGATAGAGTCCCTCCCCGAGGAGTGGCGCGAGAGTTTCTTCAACGTGAACACGAGAGAGGATTTGGGGAGGCTACAAAAGGGCTAA